Proteins from one Chitinophaga oryzae genomic window:
- a CDS encoding SusD/RagB family nutrient-binding outer membrane lipoprotein, whose translation MKRINIFSGKYRLPAIAAGLLLAMSACTKNFELYNTDNTGIPNGMLEADFYNLSYLKTATMAIYNFSGGGDPNSFQLQQNLNADCFSGYMASANPFNGGRNNLSYFMMTGWNGEAFKVGYLSVMGQLAKLRQSNIPKDFPAVWAVAQIVQVTAMSRVTDIYGPIPYSKAGTSKTNIDYDSQQEVYTRLFKELDTAGNTLRDFIASGKTLPFKFGDFDLVYNADFTKWLQFSNSLRLRLAMHVIKADPALAKTEAEKALDPAKGGVITTNNGNMTVRIPGAGYTNPLVFVAKNWNDIQINASLQCYLTGYKDPRLAKYISKSTDTKFPAQYVGIRLGSITGNNAKDDYVGYSALNYQDDIFTLNTPVQLMTAAEVYFLRAEAALNNFANAGGTVQSLYEKGINTSLEQWHVADANYVNNSVNTPDKYVDPKNAQNNIDTPTHITVKWVESATPAQKQERISTQKWLAMFPEGQEAWTEFRRTGYPKLFPVVNNNSGGTISTTLQVRRLPFPQNEYNTNNAAVTKAVGLLSKPEDNGGTPLWWDKR comes from the coding sequence ATGAAACGTATCAACATATTCTCCGGTAAATATCGCCTTCCCGCTATCGCAGCGGGACTGCTGCTGGCGATGAGCGCCTGCACCAAAAATTTTGAGCTGTACAATACCGATAACACCGGTATCCCCAACGGAATGCTGGAAGCGGACTTCTATAACCTCAGTTATCTGAAGACGGCTACTATGGCTATTTATAACTTCTCCGGCGGCGGCGATCCCAACTCTTTCCAGTTACAACAAAACCTGAATGCCGACTGCTTTTCAGGCTACATGGCTTCTGCCAATCCGTTCAACGGCGGCAGGAATAACCTGAGCTATTTTATGATGACCGGCTGGAACGGAGAAGCCTTCAAAGTAGGTTACCTGAGCGTCATGGGACAGCTGGCCAAACTGCGGCAGTCCAATATTCCAAAAGACTTCCCCGCCGTGTGGGCCGTGGCCCAGATCGTACAGGTAACTGCCATGAGCCGCGTTACCGACATTTACGGCCCTATTCCCTACAGCAAGGCCGGCACCAGCAAGACCAACATCGACTATGACAGCCAGCAGGAAGTATACACCCGCCTGTTCAAAGAACTGGACACTGCAGGGAATACCCTCCGCGATTTCATTGCCAGCGGTAAAACACTGCCCTTCAAATTCGGCGACTTTGACCTGGTATACAATGCTGACTTCACCAAATGGCTGCAGTTCAGCAACTCGTTGCGCTTACGTTTAGCCATGCACGTTATCAAGGCTGATCCCGCGCTCGCCAAAACGGAAGCCGAAAAAGCCCTGGACCCTGCCAAAGGCGGTGTGATCACCACCAACAACGGCAACATGACCGTAAGGATTCCCGGCGCAGGCTATACGAACCCGCTGGTGTTCGTGGCTAAAAACTGGAATGATATTCAGATCAATGCGTCCCTGCAATGTTATCTGACCGGTTATAAAGATCCCCGTCTCGCTAAGTACATATCCAAGTCTACTGATACTAAATTCCCGGCACAGTACGTTGGTATCCGCCTGGGCAGCATCACAGGCAATAATGCCAAAGATGATTACGTGGGTTATTCCGCCCTCAACTACCAGGACGATATCTTTACGCTGAATACACCGGTACAGCTGATGACCGCCGCGGAAGTGTACTTCCTCCGTGCAGAAGCGGCACTGAACAATTTTGCCAATGCCGGCGGTACCGTACAGTCATTGTATGAGAAAGGCATCAACACCTCCCTGGAACAGTGGCACGTGGCAGACGCCAACTATGTCAACAACAGCGTGAACACCCCGGACAAATATGTAGACCCGAAAAATGCGCAGAACAACATCGACACCCCTACCCATATCACGGTGAAATGGGTGGAAAGCGCTACCCCTGCCCAGAAACAGGAACGTATCAGCACCCAGAAATGGCTGGCCATGTTCCCCGAAGGTCAGGAAGCGTGGACGGAGTTCCGCCGCACCGGTTATCCTAAACTGTTCCCGGTAGTGAACAACAACAGCGGTGGGACCATTAGCACCACCCTGCAGGTAAGAAGACTTCCCTTCCCGCAGAATGAATACAACACCAACAACGCAGCGGTCACCAAAGCCGTCGGTTTGCTCAGCAAACCGGAAGACAACGGCGGCACCCCGCTCTGGTGGGACAAACGCTGA
- a CDS encoding SusC/RagA family TonB-linked outer membrane protein, with protein sequence MGGSAKVVLRGNKSGIGNNQALYVIDGVPMNNNLTNQPTSAYGGSNAYDGGDPISNMNPEDIESISVLKGASAAALYGSQGANGVILVTTKSGKTGKAQINFSSGVNLAQAAYKPELQDNYGRTNATSPQSWGDKLSSPAVNNMSSFFQTGQTYTNALSLSAGTEQLQTYFSYANTAATGIEPGNKLGRHNINFKETGHFLNNKLTAEADVNYMTQKIDNTPLSGLYLNPLIGLYLFPRGQDIRPFKNQFEIPDPSRNFLPVQNWTNLEDIQQNPWWITKRSPNTLNRNRLLLNASVKYEINSWLNVQARGSIDRINDVYEQKMYAGTYKVLAPANGVYNYNNATTTQQYGDLLLNYNIPVGKDFRLTGVLGGSLRDVKTTGVKFNSGQDGLKIANIFVIQNFNTLNALNSGTLPENHGQFQSAFGSASLSFKEMAYLDVTARNDWSSNLAYTPNGSYFYPSVGLNLILSQMMQLPQAISFLKVRGSYAEVGNSPDPYKSHVADNTFGVGSAISNVQAPFTDLKPEKTKSMEFGMEWRFFDNRLTADVTYYKTNTHNQTLSIQSPQASFYDLFYFNAGNIQNKGIEAVFRYDVFRGGKFQWNTGVNYSVNDNRIVELAETNPEFVLSGASGANFVSKFKVGGSFGDIYGTVLQRDEQGRIKIDDKGSPIKQGGDVVYLGNANPKWQLGWNNNLSYGDFTLSFLIDGKFGGQVMSVTQSVLDQYGVSKATGDARDAGGVAINGVGPDQKAVTSVDPQKWYSTIGGREAVSGEYMYSATVVRLRELSLGYTVPVKNSWMKALRFSLTGRNLIYFHKKAPYDPEMTMSTANGLSGVDIFMPPATRNYGLTLNATF encoded by the coding sequence GTGGGCGGTTCGGCTAAAGTGGTACTGCGCGGCAACAAGTCCGGCATCGGTAACAACCAGGCGCTGTACGTGATTGACGGGGTGCCCATGAACAACAACCTCACCAATCAGCCTACCAGCGCCTATGGCGGCAGCAACGCCTACGACGGCGGCGACCCCATCTCCAACATGAACCCGGAAGACATCGAAAGCATCTCCGTGCTGAAAGGCGCTTCCGCAGCCGCCCTTTACGGCAGCCAGGGCGCCAACGGGGTGATCCTGGTCACCACCAAAAGCGGCAAAACCGGTAAAGCGCAGATCAACTTCTCTTCCGGCGTAAACCTCGCACAGGCAGCCTACAAACCGGAACTGCAGGATAATTATGGCAGGACCAACGCCACTTCTCCCCAAAGCTGGGGCGATAAGCTCAGCAGTCCTGCGGTTAACAATATGTCATCGTTCTTTCAAACCGGTCAGACCTATACCAACGCCCTAAGCCTGTCTGCCGGCACGGAACAACTGCAGACGTATTTCTCCTACGCCAATACCGCCGCTACCGGTATAGAACCCGGTAATAAACTGGGCCGCCACAATATCAATTTCAAGGAAACAGGTCACTTCCTGAATAATAAACTCACCGCGGAAGCTGACGTGAATTATATGACCCAGAAGATCGACAATACGCCGCTCTCCGGTTTGTATTTGAATCCGTTGATTGGCTTATACCTTTTCCCCCGCGGTCAGGACATCCGGCCTTTCAAAAACCAGTTTGAGATACCCGACCCGTCCCGCAACTTCCTGCCGGTCCAGAACTGGACCAACCTGGAAGATATCCAGCAAAATCCCTGGTGGATCACCAAACGCAGTCCCAACACCCTGAACAGGAACCGGCTGCTGCTCAACGCCAGTGTGAAATATGAAATCAACTCCTGGCTGAATGTACAGGCCCGTGGCAGCATTGACCGCATCAATGACGTATATGAGCAGAAGATGTATGCCGGCACCTATAAAGTACTGGCCCCCGCCAATGGCGTCTACAACTACAACAACGCCACTACCACTCAACAATACGGTGACCTGTTACTGAACTATAATATTCCCGTTGGCAAAGACTTCCGTCTCACCGGCGTACTAGGCGGGAGCCTCCGCGATGTGAAGACTACCGGCGTAAAATTCAACTCCGGCCAGGATGGGCTGAAGATCGCCAACATCTTCGTCATCCAGAACTTTAACACGTTGAACGCGCTCAACTCCGGTACCCTGCCTGAAAACCACGGACAGTTCCAGTCCGCCTTTGGCAGCGCCAGCCTCTCCTTTAAAGAAATGGCTTACCTGGACGTGACCGCCCGTAACGACTGGTCTTCCAACCTCGCCTATACGCCCAACGGTTCCTACTTCTACCCTTCCGTAGGCCTCAACCTGATCCTCAGCCAGATGATGCAGCTGCCGCAAGCCATCTCCTTCCTAAAGGTAAGAGGCTCTTATGCAGAAGTAGGCAACTCCCCCGATCCTTACAAAAGCCACGTTGCTGACAATACTTTTGGCGTAGGCAGCGCTATCAGCAATGTACAGGCGCCTTTCACCGACCTGAAACCGGAGAAAACAAAATCGATGGAATTTGGTATGGAATGGCGTTTCTTCGATAACAGGCTGACAGCAGACGTTACCTACTATAAAACCAATACCCACAACCAGACGCTCAGCATCCAGTCTCCGCAGGCATCTTTCTATGACCTCTTCTACTTCAATGCCGGCAACATCCAGAACAAAGGGATCGAAGCAGTGTTCCGCTATGACGTGTTCCGCGGCGGTAAGTTCCAGTGGAATACCGGTGTCAACTATTCCGTGAATGACAACCGTATTGTGGAACTGGCAGAAACCAACCCTGAGTTTGTGCTGAGCGGCGCTTCCGGCGCCAACTTTGTGTCCAAATTCAAAGTGGGCGGTTCTTTCGGCGACATCTACGGCACAGTGCTGCAACGCGATGAACAGGGCCGTATTAAAATTGATGACAAAGGATCTCCCATCAAACAAGGCGGAGATGTGGTTTACCTTGGCAATGCCAATCCGAAATGGCAACTGGGCTGGAACAACAATCTCTCCTACGGCGACTTCACCCTGTCTTTCCTCATCGATGGCAAATTCGGCGGCCAGGTGATGTCTGTGACCCAGTCGGTATTAGACCAGTATGGCGTATCCAAAGCAACCGGCGATGCCCGTGATGCCGGCGGTGTAGCGATCAACGGTGTGGGCCCTGACCAGAAAGCTGTTACCAGCGTGGACCCGCAGAAATGGTACAGCACCATCGGTGGCCGCGAAGCGGTATCCGGTGAGTATATGTACAGCGCTACCGTGGTAAGGTTGCGTGAACTGTCACTCGGATACACCGTTCCGGTGAAAAACAGCTGGATGAAAGCGCTGCGTTTCTCCCTCACCGGCCGTAACCTGATCTACTTCCATAAAAAAGCGCCCTACGATCCGGAAATGACCATGTCTACCGCCAACGGCCTGTCCGGTGTAGATATCTTCATGCCGCCCGCTACCCGCAATTATGGCCTGACGCTGAACGCTACTTTCTAA
- a CDS encoding STN domain-containing protein produces MKLTATLLLAVTLHISAKSFSQTVTLKGKRLALYDVFNNISKQTGYEFVYDEKLLQGSGPVNMNVNNAPLTDVLDKCLKGKPLEYSIVNKIIVISPKPAPESVLQAAPIKGTVTGADGKPLFNVSVQVKGTTRGAITNEQGGFSIQANAKEILVFSSIGYETKEITIGSNTTLAVVLNMSNTQLTGVMVTALGIKRSEKAITYAMQQVSGGELTKAKDPNLINTLNGKVAGLSISPAPPAWAVRLKWYCAATSPASVTTRRCT; encoded by the coding sequence ATGAAATTAACTGCCACCCTGCTATTGGCCGTCACCCTGCACATAAGTGCTAAATCGTTTTCCCAAACGGTTACCCTGAAGGGTAAACGGCTAGCCCTGTACGACGTGTTCAATAACATCAGCAAACAAACCGGCTATGAGTTTGTGTACGATGAAAAGTTATTGCAAGGCTCCGGCCCTGTTAATATGAATGTCAATAACGCCCCGCTGACGGACGTACTCGACAAATGCCTGAAAGGCAAGCCCCTGGAATACTCGATCGTCAACAAGATCATCGTGATCAGCCCTAAACCGGCGCCGGAAAGCGTACTCCAGGCAGCGCCCATCAAAGGTACTGTCACCGGCGCCGACGGGAAACCACTGTTCAACGTCAGCGTACAGGTGAAAGGCACCACCCGGGGCGCCATCACCAACGAACAGGGCGGCTTCTCCATCCAGGCAAACGCCAAAGAAATACTGGTGTTCAGCTCCATCGGCTATGAAACGAAAGAAATCACCATCGGCAGCAATACCACCCTGGCGGTAGTGCTCAATATGTCCAACACCCAGCTGACCGGTGTAATGGTCACCGCCCTTGGTATCAAACGCTCCGAAAAAGCCATCACCTATGCTATGCAACAGGTGAGCGGCGGCGAGCTGACAAAAGCCAAAGACCCGAACCTGATCAATACCCTCAACGGTAAAGTAGCCGGCCTCTCCATCTCCCCAGCGCCTCCGGCGTGGGCGGTTCGGCTAAAGTGGTACTGCGCGGCAACAAGTCCGGCATCGGTAACAACCAGGCGCTGTACGTGA
- a CDS encoding FecR family protein, with protein MTIAEIRQLLDKYKYQPLSPDELAQLQEAVASGAFEEEIKADILHTLYTRSAPEAEWAAAEKNAVLQQVLQAMPLRPVRNTVRRRWMYAAAAILAAGIMTSGLLLMRRPAAPVPVAVTVKSHPLAPGSNKAMLILADNSTITLDSSSNGALAVQGSTQISNTNGALTYKGNGDNKQPLYNTVATPRGGQYQLTLADGSKIWLNAASSIRFPAAFTGKERLVEVTGEVYFEVSQNAQMPFRVKVNTPGVEEMTVTVLGTSFNVMAYADEQAIRTTLVDGAVQVARGGQQSLLKPGYQATISPNGGTFETSVADVEQTLAWKEGKFRFRNTNIRTIMRQLARWYDIEVAYDGNVSDIDLTGVISRREDAGALLKALETTQRVKFTVEGRTITARPVTPH; from the coding sequence ATGACTATCGCTGAAATCAGGCAACTACTGGATAAATATAAGTATCAGCCGCTGAGCCCGGATGAGCTGGCACAACTGCAGGAAGCGGTTGCCAGCGGAGCATTTGAAGAGGAGATCAAGGCTGATATCCTTCATACGTTGTATACCCGGTCGGCCCCCGAAGCCGAATGGGCAGCAGCGGAGAAAAACGCGGTATTGCAACAGGTATTGCAGGCAATGCCGCTACGGCCGGTGCGCAACACAGTCCGGAGACGCTGGATGTATGCCGCGGCGGCAATATTGGCGGCAGGTATCATGACCAGTGGCTTATTGCTGATGCGCCGGCCGGCAGCGCCGGTACCCGTGGCCGTTACGGTCAAATCCCACCCGCTGGCGCCCGGTAGCAACAAAGCCATGCTCATACTGGCGGACAACAGCACCATTACCCTGGACAGCAGCAGCAACGGCGCACTGGCCGTACAGGGCAGTACGCAGATCAGCAACACCAACGGGGCGCTGACCTACAAAGGCAATGGCGATAATAAACAACCACTTTATAATACGGTAGCCACGCCCAGAGGAGGGCAATACCAGCTTACCCTGGCCGATGGCAGTAAGATATGGCTGAATGCCGCCAGCAGTATCCGTTTCCCGGCAGCTTTCACCGGCAAAGAGCGGCTGGTGGAGGTAACAGGGGAAGTATATTTTGAAGTAAGCCAGAACGCACAGATGCCTTTCCGGGTAAAAGTCAACACTCCCGGCGTGGAAGAGATGACCGTTACGGTGCTGGGCACCAGTTTCAACGTGATGGCTTATGCCGACGAACAGGCCATCCGCACCACCCTGGTAGACGGCGCCGTACAGGTGGCCCGTGGCGGTCAGCAAAGCCTGCTCAAACCCGGTTACCAGGCGACCATATCCCCTAACGGCGGCACTTTTGAAACCAGCGTGGCCGATGTGGAACAAACCCTTGCCTGGAAAGAAGGCAAGTTCCGCTTCCGCAATACCAACATCCGTACCATCATGCGGCAGCTGGCCCGCTGGTACGATATAGAAGTGGCTTATGACGGCAATGTGTCCGATATCGACCTTACGGGGGTGATCTCCCGCCGCGAAGATGCAGGCGCCCTGCTCAAAGCCCTCGAAACTACCCAACGCGTCAAATTCACAGTGGAAGGACGTACCATCACCGCGAGACCGGTGACGCCCCACTAG
- a CDS encoding RNA polymerase sigma factor, translating to MSRSSIPDEREQLLAIAAGNEAAYTRMFNTYSQQVFNAAMLYLKDPAAAREVVQEIFMRVWLKREALNAIDDFSDYLFILTRNHIYDSFRKQQVKQKAMAYLGMQEPGYANDTDHVVQDHQYQQILHDAIDSLPPARKKIYLARKQGLSNEEISHQLNISVHTVKKQLQLALRSLRSIIKQQLNHFWIF from the coding sequence TTGTCAAGGTCATCTATCCCGGATGAAAGAGAGCAACTGCTAGCGATAGCAGCAGGTAACGAGGCCGCCTACACGCGCATGTTCAACACCTACAGCCAACAGGTGTTCAATGCCGCTATGCTGTATCTGAAAGACCCCGCAGCGGCCAGGGAAGTGGTACAGGAGATTTTTATGCGGGTGTGGCTGAAGCGCGAAGCCCTGAACGCCATCGATGATTTTTCCGACTACCTCTTTATATTAACCCGCAACCATATATATGACAGCTTCCGCAAACAGCAGGTAAAACAAAAAGCCATGGCTTACCTCGGCATGCAGGAACCGGGTTATGCCAACGACACGGACCATGTGGTGCAGGACCACCAATACCAGCAGATATTGCATGACGCCATCGACTCGTTGCCGCCGGCGCGCAAAAAAATCTACCTCGCCCGCAAGCAGGGGCTGAGCAATGAAGAAATCTCCCATCAACTGAATATCTCCGTACACACCGTAAAAAAACAACTGCAGCTGGCCCTCCGCTCTTTACGGTCCATCATCAAACAACAGCTCAATCATTTTTGGATTTTTTGA
- a CDS encoding HipA family kinase, translating into MSGINNHQYSLRTVQVTRYVTPLREGGSLPALTEADDGFLYVLKFRGAGQGVKALIAELIGGETARALGLKVPEIVFATLDQDYGRNEGDEEIQDLLKSSVGLNLALHYLSGSITYDPVVTTIDENLASKIVWLDCLLTNVDRTVRNTNMLMWHQELWLIDHGASLYFHHSWDNWEEQATRPFAKIKDHVLLPQATQIAEVDSAFRAILTPERIRAIVDLVPEEWLTGHEGVSPAERREVYAQFLTRRVASSEIFVKEAVYARSTLI; encoded by the coding sequence ATGTCAGGTATCAACAATCATCAATATTCACTCAGGACCGTGCAGGTGACCCGCTACGTGACCCCGTTGCGGGAAGGTGGTTCGCTGCCTGCGCTGACGGAAGCCGACGACGGTTTCCTGTATGTGCTGAAATTCAGGGGCGCCGGCCAGGGCGTGAAAGCCCTGATCGCTGAACTGATCGGCGGAGAAACAGCCCGGGCGCTGGGCCTCAAAGTGCCGGAAATCGTCTTTGCCACGCTGGACCAGGATTATGGCCGCAACGAGGGCGACGAAGAAATACAGGACCTGCTCAAATCCAGCGTGGGCCTCAACCTGGCGTTACATTACCTCTCCGGGTCCATTACCTACGATCCGGTGGTGACCACCATCGACGAAAACCTGGCCTCGAAGATCGTATGGCTCGACTGCCTGCTCACCAATGTGGACCGTACCGTGCGGAATACCAATATGCTGATGTGGCACCAGGAGCTGTGGCTGATAGACCACGGCGCTTCGCTGTACTTTCATCACTCGTGGGACAACTGGGAGGAACAGGCCACCCGGCCTTTCGCCAAAATAAAAGACCATGTATTGCTGCCGCAGGCTACACAGATAGCGGAGGTGGACAGCGCTTTCCGCGCCATCCTGACGCCGGAGCGCATCCGCGCCATCGTGGACCTGGTGCCGGAAGAATGGCTGACCGGCCATGAAGGCGTGTCACCCGCGGAAAGACGCGAAGTATATGCACAGTTTTTAACCAGGCGGGTTGCCTCCTCAGAAATTTTTGTAAAAGAAGCAGTATATGCAAGATCAACACTTATATGA
- a CDS encoding DUF3037 domain-containing protein, with protein sequence MQDQHLYEYAVIRVVPRVEREEFLNAGVMLYCKKQQFLQMRYTLDEARLRALCPAIDISELAAYLCAIEKICNGGRQGGPIGMLDLASRFRWLTATRSTIVQTSRTHGGLCTDAAATLQRLYEQLVLL encoded by the coding sequence ATGCAAGATCAACACTTATATGAGTACGCCGTTATACGCGTAGTGCCACGGGTAGAGCGGGAAGAGTTTCTCAATGCAGGTGTCATGCTCTACTGTAAAAAACAGCAATTCCTGCAGATGCGGTACACGCTGGACGAAGCCCGGCTGCGCGCGCTGTGCCCGGCCATCGACATTTCAGAGCTGGCCGCTTACCTCTGCGCCATCGAAAAAATATGTAACGGCGGCCGGCAGGGCGGACCTATCGGCATGCTGGACCTCGCTTCCCGTTTCCGTTGGCTTACCGCCACGAGAAGTACTATCGTACAAACTTCCAGAACGCATGGCGGACTGTGTACAGACGCGGCGGCCACGCTGCAACGCCTGTACGAACAACTTGTTCTTTTATAA
- a CDS encoding TlpA family protein disulfide reductase, with product MTYRFSFAILLLLLLTGVAINARSQQRVTITPQYPQRGDLVTVTYDPRSPGAVIPDSVSGITLVFSYSNFYDVATRIPLHRQGTKWTTSFRLAGFATYATFYLESGELIDKPAADSHYPVPVYTGKQPVENGLLYKAYSLSAQRGKSPGLAAEQAALYQQELDHYPGNYEAKIRLLQYKMQHAADAKARETARQQALQVIARKFNSAPTVAGNLNKVTMGYLIIGEKSRVDSIRQVVLKRFPGSGPAIEQLSSNLRKEKDTATRIRLLEQALQKENAKNADDYTGMHDQLFALYAAQRNTEKTLYHARKVAGQRRNPWTAETLKDLATTLQVNRLAPDTARYYAQLALAQADSFPAGVIRHFPETGYIYPFVDDSTRKAVTRKAQANLHSLLALIDLQQARLHEGGLQMDSALAISPDHETLNNATDFYTRTHNTEKLKAVQQLREKILLDKVRRQLISRPAPSLQSFVDMKGKPVSPDALKGKIILIDFWATWCVPCMQEMPYLQQLYEAYKDNPKVVFMVVNSGARNTLADAQGWFGHKKYTFPVYYNTDPDVGEKFRFNIIPATYVIDPKGNIRFANIGFEGAEVAAKLKLQLQLVESASF from the coding sequence ATGACGTACCGTTTTTCATTTGCCATATTGTTACTGTTGTTGCTGACCGGCGTTGCTATCAACGCCCGGTCGCAGCAGCGGGTAACCATCACGCCGCAATACCCGCAGCGTGGTGATCTCGTTACGGTGACCTACGATCCACGGTCACCGGGAGCTGTAATCCCTGACAGCGTATCCGGCATCACACTGGTGTTCTCCTACTCCAATTTTTATGATGTAGCGACCAGAATACCCTTGCACCGGCAGGGAACAAAGTGGACGACCTCCTTCCGCCTGGCAGGTTTTGCCACCTATGCTACCTTTTACCTGGAAAGCGGTGAGCTCATCGACAAGCCCGCAGCAGACAGCCACTACCCGGTACCCGTATACACCGGCAAACAGCCGGTGGAAAACGGCCTGCTGTACAAGGCTTACAGTCTGTCTGCACAAAGAGGCAAGTCACCCGGGCTCGCCGCGGAACAGGCCGCCCTGTACCAACAGGAGCTGGACCACTACCCCGGAAACTATGAAGCCAAAATACGGCTGCTGCAATACAAAATGCAACACGCTGCCGACGCCAAAGCCCGCGAAACCGCCCGTCAGCAGGCATTGCAGGTGATCGCCCGGAAATTCAACAGCGCCCCCACCGTCGCCGGCAACCTGAATAAAGTCACCATGGGCTACCTGATCATCGGTGAAAAAAGCCGGGTAGACTCCATCCGCCAGGTGGTGCTGAAACGTTTCCCCGGCAGCGGTCCGGCCATTGAACAACTGTCTTCCAACCTCCGTAAAGAAAAAGATACCGCCACCCGGATAAGGCTGCTGGAACAAGCCCTGCAAAAGGAGAACGCAAAAAACGCGGACGACTATACGGGCATGCACGACCAGCTGTTTGCGTTATACGCCGCACAGCGTAACACCGAAAAAACGTTGTACCATGCCCGTAAGGTAGCCGGCCAACGCCGCAATCCCTGGACGGCCGAGACCTTAAAAGACCTCGCCACCACCCTGCAGGTCAACCGGCTCGCGCCGGACACCGCCCGCTACTATGCGCAACTGGCGCTGGCCCAGGCCGACAGCTTCCCTGCCGGCGTTATCCGGCACTTCCCGGAAACAGGCTACATCTACCCGTTTGTAGACGATAGCACCCGCAAGGCTGTCACCCGTAAAGCACAGGCCAACCTGCATTCACTGCTGGCGTTAATAGACCTCCAACAGGCACGCCTGCACGAAGGCGGCCTGCAAATGGACAGTGCCCTCGCTATCTCCCCCGACCACGAAACACTCAACAACGCCACCGACTTCTATACCCGCACCCACAATACGGAAAAGCTGAAAGCAGTGCAACAGCTGCGGGAAAAAATACTGCTGGACAAAGTACGCCGTCAGCTTATCAGCCGGCCGGCACCATCGCTGCAGTCTTTTGTAGATATGAAAGGTAAGCCGGTATCGCCCGACGCACTGAAAGGTAAAATTATACTGATTGATTTCTGGGCCACCTGGTGCGTTCCCTGTATGCAGGAAATGCCTTACCTGCAACAGTTGTACGAGGCTTATAAAGACAATCCCAAAGTAGTGTTTATGGTGGTCAACAGCGGTGCGCGCAACACCCTCGCCGATGCGCAGGGATGGTTCGGCCACAAGAAATACACCTTCCCGGTGTATTACAATACCGATCCTGATGTGGGAGAGAAATTCCGTTTTAATATTATTCCGGCCACCTATGTCATCGATCCCAAAGGCAATATCCGTTTTGCCAACATCGGGTTCGAAGGCGCCGAGGTAGCTGCCAAACTAAAGCTGCAACTGCAACTGGTGGAATCAGCTTCCTTCTGA